The following are from one region of the Rosistilla carotiformis genome:
- a CDS encoding sugar porter family MFS transporter — protein sequence MNPRLFIWSLTSALAGFLFGFDTIVISGAEQDIQTLWRLDGITHGICMSAALWGTVLGAVFGGVPTERFGRRKTLLWIGCLYFVSAIGSALAVDPYTFMLARFIGGVGVGIATVASPLYIAEIAPPGLRGRLAGMFQFNIVFGILVAFVSNYLIGNYVDAAIAWRWMLGVEAIPAIIYTVMCFTIPESPRWLITHGGRSDAGRDVFASVNPDFSTQQLTDLVESVRTSGGEASTNAAFFTPRLRKPITLAFLIAFFNQLSGINAILYFAPRIFEWTGLGERAALLQSVGIGITNLIFTYLGLWLIDRLGRRTLMFIGSFGYIGSLGLCTWAFWTETFQIVPACIFAFIAAHAIGQGAVIWVFISEIFPNRHRAAGQAWGSSTHWLFAALLTLVFPTLAARLPPAAIFAVFAAMMVLQLVWVKFFMPETKGVPLEEMQARLGIVDP from the coding sequence ATGAACCCACGACTCTTTATCTGGTCCCTAACGTCTGCGTTGGCAGGTTTTCTTTTTGGGTTCGACACGATCGTGATTTCGGGTGCTGAACAAGACATCCAAACGTTGTGGCGTCTGGATGGTATTACGCACGGGATCTGCATGAGTGCTGCGCTTTGGGGAACGGTTCTCGGAGCGGTCTTCGGCGGGGTGCCGACGGAGCGCTTTGGGCGACGGAAAACGTTGCTATGGATCGGATGCCTGTATTTCGTTTCGGCAATCGGTTCTGCACTCGCAGTCGATCCGTACACTTTCATGCTAGCCCGGTTCATTGGGGGCGTCGGCGTCGGCATCGCGACAGTCGCTTCGCCCCTGTATATCGCAGAGATTGCGCCGCCGGGACTGCGTGGTCGGCTGGCCGGTATGTTTCAGTTCAACATCGTCTTTGGGATTCTAGTTGCGTTTGTCTCCAACTATTTGATCGGCAACTATGTCGACGCTGCGATCGCTTGGCGATGGATGTTGGGAGTGGAAGCGATCCCCGCGATAATCTACACCGTGATGTGCTTTACCATTCCTGAAAGCCCGCGTTGGTTGATCACGCACGGCGGTAGAAGCGATGCGGGGAGAGACGTCTTTGCGTCGGTGAATCCCGATTTTTCAACGCAGCAGTTGACGGATCTCGTTGAGTCGGTGCGAACCAGCGGAGGCGAAGCGTCAACGAACGCGGCCTTTTTTACACCACGACTGCGGAAGCCAATTACACTCGCCTTCCTAATCGCCTTTTTTAACCAACTGTCGGGCATCAATGCGATCCTCTACTTCGCTCCGCGCATTTTTGAATGGACCGGGCTGGGCGAGCGCGCGGCGTTGCTGCAATCGGTCGGAATCGGAATCACGAATCTGATCTTCACCTATCTCGGCCTTTGGCTGATCGATCGGCTGGGGCGACGGACGCTTATGTTTATCGGATCGTTCGGCTACATTGGCTCGCTGGGATTGTGTACGTGGGCGTTCTGGACCGAAACGTTTCAGATTGTTCCCGCGTGTATCTTCGCATTCATCGCCGCGCATGCGATCGGACAGGGAGCGGTGATTTGGGTCTTCATCAGTGAGATCTTCCCGAATCGGCATCGCGCCGCCGGCCAGGCCTGGGGGAGCAGTACGCATTGGTTGTTCGCGGCGCTTCTAACCTTGGTCTTTCCAACATTGGCAGCCCGGCTTCCTCCCGCGGCAATCTTTGCCGTCTTCGCCGCAATGATGGTGTTGCAATTGGTCTGGGTGAAGTTTTTCATGCCGGAGACCAAAGGCGTTCCGCTGGAAGAAATGCAGGCGCGGTTGGGGATTGTCGATCCATGA
- a CDS encoding DUF4956 domain-containing protein, translating into MPPWLTPSVDPSQLLGTPNDSTALQMALRLGTAFLCGCAIGAIYWGVRPREKFLPTFPPTLVLLSILCAMLPLVIGQNVAWAFGLVGALSIVRFRTVVDDTYDITFVIFAVLVGMAVGADQITVALVGISVMGLAAALVRPRGGTSGPTPPQDTKLEIRLAVGRDPQLLFHEVFDALMTKVEFSSGSTSKQGASLDLQYRVRMRPDVDPVEVLNRLNLIEGVQSVDLRPAR; encoded by the coding sequence ATGCCACCTTGGCTAACCCCATCGGTCGATCCCTCTCAGCTGCTCGGCACGCCGAACGATAGCACTGCGTTGCAGATGGCGCTGCGACTGGGGACCGCCTTCCTGTGCGGATGCGCGATCGGCGCGATCTATTGGGGCGTGCGACCACGTGAAAAATTCCTGCCCACCTTTCCGCCGACGTTGGTCCTGTTATCGATCCTGTGTGCGATGCTGCCATTGGTGATCGGGCAGAACGTCGCCTGGGCCTTCGGATTGGTGGGGGCGCTGTCGATCGTCCGCTTCCGCACAGTCGTCGACGATACCTACGACATCACCTTTGTGATCTTTGCTGTCCTGGTCGGGATGGCAGTGGGTGCCGACCAGATCACCGTCGCGTTGGTCGGTATCAGCGTGATGGGATTGGCCGCCGCCTTGGTCCGCCCCCGCGGTGGCACCAGCGGACCAACGCCCCCACAGGACACGAAACTCGAAATTCGACTGGCGGTCGGACGCGATCCCCAACTGTTGTTCCACGAAGTCTTCGACGCGCTGATGACCAAGGTCGAATTCAGCTCTGGATCGACAAGCAAACAGGGAGCGTCGCTCGATCTGCAGTACCGGGTTCGAATGCGTCCCGATGTCGATCCCGTCGAAGTCCTCAACCGGCTGAACCTTATCGAAGGAGTCCAGAGTGTCGATCTTCGCCCGGCTCGTTAA
- a CDS encoding serine/threonine-protein kinase, producing the protein MPQPSQQTIFLEALDREEPDQRAAYLRDACGDDAVLRSEVEALLAAHDRPGNALDRPPLSPVQMDDTLDAPAVQSSSHIGTTIGPYRLMEQIGEGGFGLVFVAQQEKPVRRKVALKIIKPGMASQQILARFDAERQAVAIMDHPNIARVFDAGVTDDARPYFVMELVKGLPITTFCDQHAMPLRQRLELFRDVCAATQHAHQKGVIHRDLKPSNVMVTMHDDKPVVKVIDFGVAKAIGQNLTDQTIYTQFYAMIGTPLYMSPEQAAMSGLDVDTRSDIYSLGVLLYELLTGTTPFDRTRLETAGYDEMRRIIREEQPPRPSIRLTTIQAADTNTTVQPRPRVDLTVAKQREAIPTDLDWIVMKAVEKDRTRRYESSSAMSDDLRRFLESEPIEARPPSKAYRLRKFASRNRAALLTVTLVASALLLGTAASLYQASRAVAERDEKESALRDAIEARKEVEQFADNLKHANQLVSEAIANENANEFAAANAKFNEAVDLMPNYYLVWFQRAMMRARLSLWDEAAADFSKAMRLEAPLASRQWEGAAALFYVTGRLDDYREIYSRLMKQGADDARPLTFNTLRSCLIDPNDAADAKRLAADSEALLSEAEASGFGGPGFGPPEPGGRRPDGPQRDGPRPGGPRGPDDGPGRPMFAPRSVLQYIAGWARLRAGQPRQALHWLDLASRGRGPSGTMVHSLRAMVYHQLGDDVQAQSELALADDALQTMTDNVVNRSGNTGPWIDFVEMVILHREATEMLTGATPEIDPQFEAFQQRGRLSLGLAD; encoded by the coding sequence ATGCCCCAACCCAGTCAACAAACGATCTTCCTGGAAGCGCTCGATCGCGAAGAACCAGATCAACGCGCGGCCTACCTGCGCGACGCGTGTGGCGACGATGCGGTGCTGCGGTCGGAGGTGGAAGCATTGTTGGCGGCACATGATCGTCCCGGCAACGCGTTGGATCGACCGCCCCTTTCGCCCGTCCAGATGGACGACACACTCGACGCCCCGGCCGTTCAAAGCTCCAGCCACATCGGGACGACGATCGGTCCCTACCGCTTGATGGAACAGATCGGCGAAGGAGGATTTGGTCTCGTCTTTGTCGCGCAGCAAGAAAAGCCGGTCCGCCGCAAGGTCGCCCTGAAGATCATCAAACCGGGGATGGCGTCGCAGCAGATCCTGGCCCGATTCGACGCCGAACGGCAAGCCGTTGCGATCATGGACCATCCCAATATCGCTCGGGTCTTCGACGCGGGAGTGACCGACGACGCCCGCCCCTACTTTGTGATGGAACTGGTCAAAGGGTTGCCGATCACCACCTTCTGCGACCAACATGCGATGCCGCTGCGGCAGCGATTGGAACTGTTTCGCGACGTCTGCGCCGCGACGCAGCACGCCCACCAAAAGGGCGTCATCCACCGCGACTTAAAACCATCCAACGTCATGGTCACGATGCACGATGACAAACCGGTGGTGAAGGTGATCGATTTCGGCGTCGCCAAAGCGATCGGACAAAACCTGACCGACCAGACGATCTATACACAGTTCTACGCGATGATCGGTACGCCGCTGTACATGAGCCCCGAACAGGCGGCGATGAGCGGTTTGGATGTCGACACGCGCAGCGACATCTATTCGCTGGGGGTGCTGTTGTATGAACTGCTGACGGGGACGACGCCGTTCGACCGCACCCGGTTAGAGACGGCGGGATACGATGAGATGCGTCGAATCATTCGCGAAGAACAGCCGCCGCGGCCGAGCATCCGCCTGACCACGATTCAAGCGGCCGACACCAACACAACGGTCCAACCTCGACCGCGCGTCGATCTGACGGTGGCGAAACAGCGCGAAGCGATCCCAACCGATCTGGACTGGATCGTGATGAAAGCTGTCGAGAAGGATCGCACTCGCCGCTACGAATCTTCGTCGGCGATGAGCGATGATTTGCGGCGGTTTCTCGAATCCGAACCGATCGAAGCGCGGCCGCCGTCGAAAGCGTATCGGCTGCGCAAGTTCGCCTCGCGGAACCGCGCCGCGTTGTTGACGGTCACCCTGGTCGCCAGTGCCCTGTTATTGGGGACGGCGGCCAGTTTGTACCAGGCCTCGCGCGCCGTGGCCGAACGGGACGAAAAGGAATCGGCACTTCGCGATGCCATCGAAGCACGCAAAGAGGTCGAGCAGTTCGCCGACAACTTGAAGCACGCCAATCAGTTGGTTAGCGAGGCGATCGCTAACGAAAACGCCAACGAGTTTGCGGCCGCGAACGCGAAGTTTAACGAAGCGGTCGACCTGATGCCAAACTACTATTTGGTCTGGTTTCAACGAGCCATGATGCGAGCGCGGTTGAGTCTATGGGACGAAGCTGCCGCCGATTTTTCCAAAGCGATGCGGTTGGAAGCGCCTCTTGCCAGCCGCCAGTGGGAAGGTGCCGCCGCACTCTTTTACGTGACCGGACGTTTGGACGACTACCGTGAAATCTATTCGCGATTGATGAAGCAGGGGGCCGACGATGCGCGACCGCTGACGTTTAATACGCTCCGTTCATGCTTGATCGACCCGAACGATGCCGCCGATGCGAAGCGATTGGCTGCCGACAGCGAGGCGCTACTTTCCGAAGCGGAAGCGAGCGGTTTTGGCGGCCCCGGCTTCGGTCCTCCGGAACCTGGCGGCCGACGCCCCGATGGCCCCCAGAGAGACGGCCCGCGACCTGGCGGGCCTCGCGGTCCCGATGACGGTCCAGGGAGGCCGATGTTTGCCCCACGCAGCGTCTTGCAATACATCGCTGGTTGGGCAAGGTTGCGGGCCGGCCAGCCAAGGCAGGCGTTGCACTGGTTGGACTTGGCGTCGCGCGGCCGTGGCCCAAGCGGGACGATGGTCCATTCGCTGCGTGCGATGGTGTATCACCAGTTGGGTGACGACGTGCAAGCCCAGTCCGAACTTGCATTGGCTGATGACGCCCTGCAGACAATGACCGACAACGTGGTCAATCGTTCGGGCAACACCGGGCCGTGGATCGATTTCGTCGAAATGGTGATCCTGCATCGCGAGGCGACGGAAATGTTGACCGGTGCCACGCCCGAGATCGATCCTCAATTCGAGGCGTTTCAGCAACGCGGCCGCCTCTCTCTCGGGCTCGCCGACTAA
- a CDS encoding CotH kinase family protein gives MKKIVRSLLFLVPLGAIAAGIVYAQRPGIFGFGPGGPGGPGGPHREERKIVKDYDVDGNGWLNADERQVARKAIASDAAMEGERRGRGGPGGPGGRGRGPGGQAEPGTPGPKVDVADVAVYPDKPLYDPSVLRTVFLEFENNEWETELDEFHGTDVDVPATMIVDGKTYEGVGVHFRGASSFGHVPRGSKRSFNVSLDTIDEDQRIDGYKTLNLLNCHGDPSMMSSVVYSQIVRKYIPAPKANFVHVVVNGESWGLYNSVQQFDKTFLKENFDGSKGTRWKVPGNPGADGGLRYLGEDLAEYKSRFEMKSNDGEKEWQALIDLCKTLNETPPEQLVAAIEPILDIDETLKFLALDVVLLNGDGYWTRASDYNLFRGKDGKFHVIPHDMNEGFGLAGHGGPRPGRDGRDGPGRGPGRGDEFGRGGPPEFGPGREFDPERRGGPEGRGGPEGRRGFGGPEGFAGPRGPGGFGGPGGPGGGMARGPRGGGVDTDPLIGLDSDRMPLRSRLLAVPELRTRYMQYVRELAADSVAWDQLGPMVDEYRNLIDPLVKADTRKLSSYEAFQNATTSDAPKADQPMSLRKFAEERSKFLLSYER, from the coding sequence ATGAAAAAGATCGTTCGTTCGCTGTTGTTTCTGGTCCCGTTGGGAGCGATTGCCGCCGGCATCGTCTACGCCCAACGTCCCGGCATATTTGGCTTTGGACCAGGCGGTCCCGGCGGGCCAGGAGGCCCCCACCGCGAAGAGCGAAAGATCGTGAAGGACTACGATGTCGACGGCAATGGTTGGCTCAACGCCGATGAACGTCAAGTCGCTCGCAAAGCGATCGCGTCGGATGCCGCGATGGAAGGCGAGCGACGAGGCCGTGGTGGTCCTGGCGGCCCCGGGGGCAGAGGCCGTGGTCCCGGTGGGCAAGCCGAACCGGGAACGCCCGGTCCGAAGGTAGATGTTGCCGATGTCGCCGTCTATCCCGACAAGCCGCTCTACGATCCCAGCGTTCTGCGAACGGTCTTCCTGGAATTTGAAAACAACGAGTGGGAAACGGAGCTAGATGAATTCCACGGCACCGATGTCGATGTCCCCGCGACGATGATCGTCGATGGAAAGACCTACGAAGGTGTCGGCGTACACTTTCGCGGCGCCTCTTCCTTCGGGCATGTTCCGCGTGGATCCAAGCGTTCGTTCAACGTTTCATTGGACACGATCGACGAAGACCAACGGATCGACGGTTACAAGACGTTGAACTTGTTGAACTGCCACGGCGATCCTTCGATGATGAGTAGCGTTGTCTACTCGCAGATTGTTCGCAAATACATCCCCGCCCCTAAAGCGAACTTTGTCCACGTGGTCGTTAATGGGGAAAGTTGGGGGCTGTACAACAGCGTGCAACAATTCGACAAGACGTTTCTGAAGGAGAACTTCGACGGGTCGAAGGGAACCCGTTGGAAGGTTCCCGGCAACCCCGGCGCCGATGGCGGGCTGCGTTACCTGGGGGAAGATTTGGCCGAGTACAAATCGCGGTTCGAGATGAAGTCCAACGACGGCGAGAAGGAATGGCAGGCGTTGATTGATTTGTGCAAAACGCTCAACGAAACGCCGCCGGAACAATTGGTCGCTGCGATCGAACCGATCCTCGATATCGATGAAACGCTTAAATTCCTGGCTCTGGACGTCGTGCTCCTCAACGGCGACGGATACTGGACGCGCGCCAGCGATTACAACCTGTTCCGCGGCAAGGATGGGAAATTCCACGTCATCCCGCACGACATGAACGAAGGCTTCGGATTGGCGGGGCACGGCGGTCCACGACCGGGACGTGACGGTCGCGACGGCCCCGGACGCGGACCAGGACGCGGAGACGAGTTCGGCCGCGGTGGACCTCCAGAATTTGGTCCCGGTCGCGAATTCGATCCCGAACGCCGCGGAGGCCCCGAGGGGCGTGGTGGTCCGGAAGGTCGCCGTGGATTTGGTGGTCCCGAAGGTTTTGCAGGCCCCCGCGGCCCCGGAGGTTTTGGTGGCCCCGGAGGTCCTGGAGGAGGCATGGCACGTGGACCGCGCGGCGGTGGCGTCGACACCGATCCCTTGATCGGACTCGACAGTGATCGGATGCCACTGCGCAGCCGACTGCTAGCGGTACCCGAACTGCGAACGCGTTACATGCAATACGTGCGTGAGCTCGCCGCCGATTCGGTCGCTTGGGATCAACTGGGGCCGATGGTTGACGAGTATCGCAATCTCATCGATCCGTTGGTCAAAGCCGACACGCGGAAGCTCTCTTCCTACGAAGCGTTCCAGAACGCAACGACCAGCGACGCTCCCAAAGCGGACCAACCGATGTCGCTGCGCAAGTTCGCCGAGGAGCGGTCGAAATTCTTGCTTTCGTACGAACGTTGA
- a CDS encoding VTC domain-containing protein produces MKYSPRSEYTFVLTDAVGESVLAAVRRDGAPLSTVDCLEDRYYVGKPSKRPSSKLRQYRIRRFGCCGATALECKRWKDDVATLRQTHVDAHDLGQLDLASVDKKWVGKWFHKEIVKKQLSPRLKIGFERTVLFPQASDNCRLTLDRNIRVDAVAGDGTSGIAIAADANLVSLQETILRMKFTDALPLRFKRLLYEFQLLPVPPTTLLTLAQQQIASTKTTPVASPNQAGTLNQETIQCHLG; encoded by the coding sequence TTGAAATACAGTCCCCGTTCTGAATACACGTTTGTCTTGACCGATGCCGTGGGCGAATCGGTGCTGGCCGCGGTTCGCCGCGACGGCGCCCCGCTTTCGACTGTCGATTGCTTGGAGGATCGTTATTACGTCGGCAAGCCTTCGAAGCGACCATCGTCCAAATTACGTCAGTACCGCATTCGTCGTTTTGGCTGCTGCGGTGCCACGGCATTGGAGTGCAAGCGTTGGAAGGATGATGTCGCCACGCTTCGGCAAACGCATGTCGATGCCCACGACTTAGGGCAACTCGATTTGGCGAGCGTCGACAAGAAATGGGTCGGCAAGTGGTTCCATAAAGAGATTGTGAAAAAGCAGCTCAGCCCGCGACTGAAGATTGGCTTCGAGCGTACCGTCTTGTTCCCTCAAGCGTCCGACAACTGCCGATTGACGTTGGATCGAAACATCCGCGTCGACGCGGTAGCTGGCGACGGCACGTCCGGTATCGCGATCGCAGCGGACGCAAATTTGGTTTCGCTTCAAGAAACCATCTTGCGGATGAAGTTTACCGACGCGCTGCCGCTACGGTTCAAGCGACTGTTGTATGAATTCCAGCTGTTGCCAGTACCGCCGACGACCTTGCTGACGCTTGCCCAGCAGCAGATCGCATCGACCAAAACGACGCCCGTTGCATCCCCAAACCAAGCCGGCACACTCAACCAGGAAACCATCCAATGCCACCTTGGCTAA
- a CDS encoding phytanoyl-CoA dioxygenase family protein: MDEWDLRRDGFCLLRQAVCPASVARLLAVCRTAFEDETKSVRARSSRGHVYAARNLIDSIPEVSTVWQCERLLSFLRQQLGADLGLVRALFFDKPPDRTWGLAWHKDMSIAVKENTIASAAFSRPTVKAGVPHVIASDDVLKQLLTLRIHLDEVTAENGPLRVIPGSHRSSDTTGESIETAVDIHAAAGDVLAMRPLISHSSGASTPGTRRHRRILHLEFAPSSTLPDGVQWHDFVAPDA; encoded by the coding sequence ATGGATGAATGGGATCTGCGTCGCGACGGATTTTGCTTGCTGCGTCAGGCAGTTTGTCCAGCGTCGGTTGCACGTTTACTGGCCGTATGCCGAACCGCATTCGAAGATGAAACGAAGAGTGTCCGTGCTCGATCCAGTCGTGGTCATGTCTACGCGGCGCGGAACCTGATCGATTCGATCCCCGAGGTGTCAACGGTTTGGCAATGCGAACGGTTGCTGTCGTTTCTACGCCAACAACTGGGAGCCGACCTCGGTCTTGTTCGCGCGTTGTTCTTCGACAAACCGCCCGATCGAACTTGGGGGCTGGCGTGGCATAAAGATATGTCGATCGCTGTCAAAGAGAACACGATCGCGTCGGCAGCCTTCTCGCGACCGACGGTCAAAGCGGGCGTGCCTCATGTGATCGCGTCCGACGATGTTTTGAAACAGCTACTCACGTTGCGGATTCATCTAGACGAAGTGACCGCTGAAAATGGACCGCTGCGTGTCATCCCTGGTTCACACCGTTCGAGCGACACCACGGGCGAATCGATCGAGACCGCGGTCGACATCCACGCTGCCGCCGGGGACGTGTTGGCGATGCGACCGTTGATCAGCCACAGCAGCGGTGCCTCCACGCCGGGCACACGGCGCCATCGACGGATCTTGCATCTGGAATTCGCCCCATCGTCGACGCTGCCCGATGGGGTGCAGTGGCATGATTTCGTAGCTCCTGACGCCTGA
- a CDS encoding protein-tyrosine phosphatase family protein — protein sequence MQIPSRFVAPVQPTPCSRTYWVLDDLFLAGAYPGRPEPAEHQQRLQSLCDAGMRTFINLQEEGETNNSGKPFVRYDNGLRKLAGDQFAHLRFPIPDGGVTSVDRMRSILDAIDLSLAADRPVYVHCFGGMGRTGTTVCCWLLRHGLATRDNVLDLLTQLRQADIERASWKAPENASQEAFVLSWTE from the coding sequence ATGCAGATCCCCTCTCGTTTTGTCGCTCCCGTCCAACCGACTCCATGCTCGCGGACATACTGGGTTTTGGACGATCTGTTCCTGGCGGGAGCGTATCCTGGGCGTCCCGAACCGGCAGAACATCAGCAGCGGCTGCAGTCGTTGTGCGATGCGGGCATGCGAACGTTCATCAACCTTCAGGAGGAAGGGGAAACGAACAATTCCGGAAAGCCGTTTGTTCGCTACGACAACGGATTGCGAAAACTGGCGGGGGACCAATTTGCCCACTTGCGTTTCCCGATCCCCGATGGCGGTGTCACTTCGGTCGACCGCATGCGGTCGATCCTCGATGCGATTGACCTATCGCTCGCGGCCGATCGCCCCGTCTACGTCCATTGTTTTGGTGGGATGGGGCGGACGGGCACAACGGTCTGCTGTTGGTTGCTGCGACACGGTCTCGCAACGCGGGATAATGTCCTCGATCTGCTGACACAACTTCGCCAAGCCGACATTGAACGCGCCAGCTGGAAAGCTCCTGAAAACGCGAGCCAAGAAGCGTTTGTTTTATCGTGGACCGAATGA
- a CDS encoding DUF4345 family protein, whose product MSSRFPTVVILITAAAFAGFAIWLTVMPNALLEAFGIAERTPQMATEIRAFYGGIEFGIAAAMFVLWLRGDLFAALLIGGLPLAGSATGRCIGMMADGFFGLHAGFAVMEAIAAVLCFVGCAMVSRGNSDG is encoded by the coding sequence ATGTCCAGCCGCTTCCCGACCGTCGTGATCCTGATCACCGCCGCTGCGTTTGCCGGTTTTGCGATTTGGTTGACTGTGATGCCCAACGCGTTGTTGGAAGCGTTTGGAATCGCAGAACGCACGCCGCAGATGGCGACCGAAATTCGAGCCTTCTACGGCGGGATCGAGTTCGGTATCGCTGCTGCCATGTTTGTTCTGTGGCTCCGCGGCGATTTGTTTGCTGCGCTGTTGATCGGTGGCTTGCCGTTGGCCGGATCGGCAACCGGGCGTTGCATTGGCATGATGGCAGACGGATTCTTCGGCTTGCACGCGGGGTTTGCCGTTATGGAAGCCATCGCGGCGGTTCTTTGTTTTGTTGGATGTGCGATGGTCTCGCGAGGAAATAGCGATGGATGA
- a CDS encoding sulfatase-like hydrolase/transferase, with protein MNRLQWLACASAYMLTAFWSAATFADRRPPNVVVVFIDDMGYADPSCFGNPAMKTPNIDRLAAEGIRLTNFYVNSPICSASRVALTTGQYQQRYRIHSYLATRESNRQRKMPDWLDPNAPTLAKLLKSAGYATAHFGKWHMGGGRDVGDAPLPQAYGFDESLVSFEGLGDRILWQKTGNQEQSWKHGRGDILDLPKHKTTETYVDHAIDFMTANRDRRFYLRVFPNDVHDRHEPSPEQRKKWAGTSDNPPDIEFFAVLDETDRQIGRLLSAIDALELTDNTLVLFTSDNGPTDWPRYYKAGHQPPGFTGPLRGRKWSLYEGGIRMPFIARWPGKIPAGVTNDRSVMAAIDVLPTIAKLCGLEDRVQRSDGVDMSEALYGEPASRDRPIFWEYGVHGSIKPGRAENISPQLAMRQSNWKLMCNPDGSEQKLFDLANDIGETVNVAANHDQRTAEMQSQLLRWWNEMNAYYETRQ; from the coding sequence ATGAATCGATTGCAATGGCTAGCTTGCGCGAGTGCTTACATGCTTACCGCATTCTGGAGCGCGGCGACGTTTGCTGACCGACGTCCGCCCAACGTCGTCGTTGTTTTCATCGATGACATGGGCTACGCCGACCCGAGTTGTTTTGGCAATCCCGCGATGAAGACGCCCAACATCGACCGGCTGGCCGCCGAAGGGATTCGCTTGACGAACTTCTACGTCAACTCGCCGATCTGTTCGGCGTCACGCGTCGCGCTAACGACCGGACAGTATCAACAACGTTATCGCATCCATTCGTATCTGGCGACGCGAGAATCGAATCGACAGCGGAAGATGCCCGACTGGCTCGATCCCAACGCGCCAACACTGGCCAAGCTTTTGAAGTCGGCTGGCTACGCGACAGCTCACTTTGGCAAGTGGCACATGGGCGGAGGAAGAGACGTTGGCGACGCTCCCTTACCACAGGCGTATGGTTTCGACGAATCGTTGGTTTCATTTGAAGGGCTCGGCGATCGGATTCTGTGGCAGAAGACGGGCAACCAAGAACAGAGTTGGAAACATGGACGTGGCGATATCCTCGACCTACCCAAACACAAAACCACCGAAACCTATGTCGATCATGCGATCGACTTCATGACTGCGAATCGTGACCGACGATTCTATTTGCGCGTCTTTCCCAACGACGTCCACGACCGCCACGAACCGTCGCCCGAACAGCGAAAGAAGTGGGCGGGGACTTCGGACAACCCACCCGACATCGAATTTTTTGCGGTTCTCGATGAAACCGATCGTCAGATCGGCCGACTACTGAGCGCAATCGACGCGTTGGAGTTGACCGACAACACACTCGTCCTGTTCACAAGCGATAACGGACCGACCGACTGGCCGCGATACTACAAAGCCGGCCATCAACCGCCTGGCTTCACCGGGCCGCTGCGGGGACGCAAATGGAGTCTCTACGAAGGCGGGATTCGGATGCCCTTCATCGCCCGCTGGCCGGGCAAAATCCCTGCTGGCGTGACGAACGATCGATCCGTGATGGCCGCGATCGATGTCTTGCCAACGATCGCCAAACTTTGCGGGTTGGAAGACCGCGTACAACGATCCGACGGAGTTGACATGTCGGAAGCATTGTATGGCGAACCGGCCTCGCGCGATCGACCGATCTTCTGGGAATACGGAGTCCATGGCAGCATCAAGCCCGGCAGAGCTGAAAACATCAGCCCTCAACTGGCGATGCGGCAGAGCAACTGGAAACTGATGTGTAATCCCGACGGCAGCGAACAAAAACTGTTCGACCTCGCCAACGATATCGGTGAAACCGTCAACGTCGCAGCGAACCACGACCAGCGTACCGCGGAGATGCAGTCCCAGTTACTGCGATGGTGGAACGAAATGAATGCCTACTACGAGACCAGGCAATAG